AGCAATTAAAACAAGCCGTCCTGGAAATTAAAGAACAAGGGACAACGATTGTATTTTCAAGCCATCGCATGGAGCATGTGGAAGAATTATGCGAGCATTTATGTATTATGCAAAAAGGTGTTCCGGTTGTTCATGGAGGATTAAGGGAAATTAAGCGTTCATTTGGGAAGAAAAATGTCACGATCTCAGCCGACTTTGACCTTTCATTTTTGCAAGAATGTGCAGGCGTTCTAAAATATAAGAAAACAACAGAAGGAATGACCCTTCAAGTTGAAGGAGAAGAAGTGGCGCAAACATTATTTAAGGAGCTGCATGGAAAAGGTTTCGTGCGGAAGTTTGAGCTGGAAGAACCATCTTTAAATGATATCTTTATTGAGAAAGTAGGTGCTTCCTATGAATAATTTTTGGATTATTTTATCCCATTCTTACATGAATAAATTTAAATCAAAAGCTTTTATCATCACGACATTATTAGTAGCTGCGGGTATCTTGCTATTATCGAATATTGAAAAAATTATTTCTGTTTTTGATGATGAAACCGGTGATCAAATAGCTGTAATTGATGAAAGTGGGACTTTATTTGAATCTTATAAACAGCATGTAAAAACTATCTCAAAAGATATTCAATTATCAAAGGTAACGAAATCTGAAGAGGAATTAAAAAAAGAAATAGAAAAAGATACATATGAGGGGTACTTAATTTTATCATTAGGCGAAGATCATTTACCTAAAGGAGTTTATAAGGCACAGACGGTTTCAAACTCTTCTATTGCTGATGATTTGCAACTTGCCCTTCAAGGATTTAAAAGTAATGTAGCGGCCACTCAACTTAATCTAAATGCGGAACAATTACAAACGCTTAATGGACCTGCGTCTTTCGAAAAAATTGCGTTAGAAGAAGGGGCTAAAACGGAAGAAGAACTGGCTCAGGCACAAATTTTGGTGTATGTTTTACTTTTCTTCATTTATTTTGCGGTCATTATGTACGCAAACATGATTGCGACAGAAGTAGCTATTGAAAAGTCATCTCGTGTGATGGAAATTTTGATTTCTAGTGTATCGCCTGTTAAACAAATGTTTGCAAAAATCTTAGGTGTAGGGCTTCTTGGCTTAACACAGATGTTGATTTGGATTGCAATTGGCTATTTTATGATGAAACAGCAAGCAGATAGCTCCATATTAAAGGAAGTCATTGGACTTGATCAGACACCTGTTTCAACGATCGTCTATGCTTTAGTATTCTTTGCATTAGGTTATTTCCTATATGCTACGTTGGCAGCCTTTTTAGGATCACTAGTAAGTCGCTTAGAAGATGCTCAACAAATGGTCATGCCGATGACATTCTTAATCATGATTGGTTTCTTTATCGCTATGTTTGGATTAAACAATCCAGAAGCTCCTTTTGTGACGATTTCTTCTTATATTCCATTTTTCACACCAATGATTATGTTCATGAGAGTAGGAATGGTCAATATCCCAACATGGGAGGCCTTACTTGGAATTGGAATATTAGTTGTTTCCATTATTATTCTCGCCATCATTGGTGCAAGAGTGTATCGTGGTGGTGTATTAATGTACGGAAACTCAAATTCTTTTAAAGATATTAAGAAAGCACTACAATTAACGAAAAAAAATTCGTAAAAACAAAAGCGAAAGCGCCTTGTTCATCGGCGTACGGATTTTGAAATCTTTGACTTATCGTAGGGAAAAGATGTAGAAATTCGCTAGCCGATAGGCGCTGAAGCTGGATGGAAACAAAAGCGGAAATGCAGCAGGTCTGGGGTACGGATTTTGAAGCCTTTGACTGAGATAAAGGAAACACATTGAATGATTGTTTCATTTTATACTTTCGTAAGTAAGCTATGAAAAAAGCACCGACAACTTTCTGTTGGTGCTTTTACTTTTAAAGAAAAACATTATACAATAGAACATATATTCGATTTATTAAAACAGTTTTAAATAGAGGGATACCGAATGAAAAATATTCATTTTATTCATTGTGCAGATCTGCATTTAGATAGTCCATTTTTAGGTCTGCAACATTTACCGAAAGAGTTATTTAAACGAATTCAAGAAAGTACTTTTCGTTCCTTCGAAAATATTGTCAATGAAGCGATTGAGCGAAAAGTGGACTTTCTTCTTATTTCAGGGGATTTATATGATGGGGAAGATCGAAGCATAAAAGCACAAGCACGGTTCCGGAAACAAATGGAAAGATTGTATGAGGTTCATATCCCAGTCTATATGATTCATGGGAATCATGATCATTTAAGCGGGCAATGGATCACCATTGAAATGCCTGATAATGTTCATCTTTTTTCCTCACAAGTTGAAAGCAAACTTTTCCAAAAGGGAGATACTACTGTCAAATTATACGGGTTTAGTTATGAGGAACGCCATATTTGGGAAAAGAAAATTCAATATTATCAGAAGCAGGAGGAAGCTGATTTTCATATTGGACTGCTCCATGGAAGTATGGAAGGGGGAGAGACGGCACATCAACCGTATTCTCCATTCACTATACATGAATTAGTATCCAAAGGTTTTGATTACTGGGCACTGGGACATATTCATCAACAACAAGTTATACATAAAGATCCTTTTATTGTTTATCCCGGAAATATTCAAGGGAGATATCGAAAAGAAAGGGGACAAAAGGGCTGTTATGAGATATCTCTGTCAGAATATGGTGCAGAGTTAAATTTTATTGAAACTTGCGATATTGTTTGGGAAAAGGTGAAAATATCTCTTACAAGTGATCAAACTTTTCATTCATTTTTTATTCAATGCGAAGAGATAATGAATCAATATCGGAAGTCACATCAAGGAGTATTATTAGAAATTGTACTTGAAAATGTACAAGATCAGGAAATTCTAAAGAAAATTCTATCGGATGAAATGATTGAGCTGCTTACAGATGGGGAAGAACATGAAGATTCATTCGTATGGGTTTACCAAATTCAAATTCAATCGCAACAAAAACTAGAGAACTTTTATCATCCTTTTTTTAATGAATTTGAGAGACAATTGGAAAGCTTAACAGCAGATGATTGGGAAGAAGCATTGTCATTATATTTTCATCCTAAAGCCCGTCGCTTTCTCTCCCCATTAACAGTGGAGGAGAAAATCCATTTTCTTGAAGAGTCAAAAAATTATATTGGAATGGAAGTACAAAAGGGAGGGAAACATTCATGAAAATCCTTTCCTTACATATATATGCATATGGAAAGTTAGAAGATTATCACCTATCGGATATTCCTAATTTACAGGTGATCTACGGTAAAAATGAAGCAGGAAAATCTACGCTGATGTCATTTATTCATAGTATCCTTTTTGGCTTTCCCACTAAGCAGCAAGCAAAACAAAGATATGAACCAAAAACCCATACAAAATATGGCGGGGTCATGAAGATCAACAGCAAAACATATGGAACGGCCGTCATTGAAAGGATCAAAGGAAGGTCGCCGGAAGAAGTGATTGTACGATTAGAAGATGGCAGGACAGGTGGAGAAGATTTTTTAAAAGAAATTCTTCATGGGATGAACGAACACTTCTATCGAAATATCTTCTCTTTCGATGTTCATGGATTACAAAAAATTCATCAGTTAAAGGAAGAGGATATCGGAAGGTTTTTATTTTCTGCCAGTGCTTCTGGAACGGATGCTCTTCTAAAAATCGAGAATGAATTACAAAAAGAAATGGAAAAGTTATTTAAACCTAATGGAAGAAATCCGGTGATCAATAAACAAATTCAGCGACTTAGAGAATTAGAGCAGCAGTTAAAGAATGGCAAGAAGAAAAATGATCAATATGGGAAGGTCATCATCAAAATAGAAGAGTTGCAGCATGAAATAAACCATCTTTTGTCTGAAGAAAAAAAGATTCGGGAAGAACGCTCTTCTATCCAACAGATTGAATCATTATGGCCTATTTATGTGGAGAAAATCGAAATAGAGAGGAAATTAGAGCCGTTGCAAGCTATTGTATTTCCTATCGATGGTTTGGATCGTTTTGAAAACTTTCAACAAAGGCGACTTCACTTGCAAGCGTCCTTAGATGCCGCATTAGAAGAGCAAAATAAAATAACAGATGAATTGAATCAGCGGGAAAAAGAAATCATCACTACAGAAGATGAAGCAAATATCCAGAAAATAATCGAGACGAAGCCGCAATATCAACAATGGCTTATCGATCAAAACAGGCTAGAACAGAAGAAAGCCGAAGTCGAAGGAGAAATTAATAGGATCCAATCAGATCTTCATTTTTATGAAGTGAGTGAAGAAGAGGTAGCTAGTTTAAATACGGGCATAGAGATGAAAGGTCGATTAAAAAAGGGGATCCAAAATCATTTCATGCTGAAAAATCGATTAGATGAATACATAGAAAGATTAAAGATGATCGACCAGCAGATCAAAGTAATAGAAGAACAGTGCTCTCAAATTGAAAATCAGTTATTGCCAGAGCAAGAATTTCGGACATTGCAAACGAGAGTGAATGAAAAGCATATCGATACATTACAACAAAAATACGAATGGACGAAAAGTCAATTAAATCAAGTAGAACAGCAAAAATCAGCAGAAGAAAGATTTCGTAAAAATGAGCAAAAACAATTCAAGATGATCATTTCATTTATTCTTGGAATTTTCCTATTATCCTCTGCTTTCGCCATCGTATTTAACCGGTGGGAATTACTGATGATCGGGGTTATTGCTCTCATTCTTTTATTTCTCATCAAAAGAGGGGCGAAATCGAACAAAATTCACCTCCCTCAAGATCAAGAGATCCGAGCTGAATTAGTGGAATTAGAGGAAAAGATCAATCAATATGAACAACCCGCTAATCAATTATTGCGTCATCAACTCAAGCAGCAACAACAACTTCGAGAACAATGGAAACAGCTCATCCTAACATTAGAAAAAGATGAACGTGAAAAAGAACAATGGTCAGATCGATATCAACAAATCCATCAAGATGTAATCGAAAATGAAGAGGTCTTAATGGAATTAAAAAACGAGCTATTCTTGTCGACAGAAATGGAATGGTCGATGATGGAAGAAGCTTTTGATGAAATTGTTCAACTGAAAGAATTACAAAGGATAAAAAAGGCATATGAAAAACAATTAGCTGAAAACGAAATCAATCTTCAAGAATTCAGACTTTTGATGGAAAAGACGGCAAATAATTATGATATTCATACGAAAAATGAAAATGAACTCTTCGTACGTTTGAAAGATATGCAGCTGAGAAGTCAGGAAGGACAATTACATAGGAAAGAACTCATAAAAAAACAGAAAGAACTAGAACAGCAAATAAGAAGATTGAAAAAGGAAAAGCAAGAAATCGATCAAGAAATCCATACCTTGTTTACAATCGCATCTATAGAAAATGAAGAGGATTTTCGGTTGCAGGCTCAGCGTAACAAGGAGAAAGAGAAGCTTGCGGAAAAATTAGTTTTATTAAAAGAACAGCTCCCAAAGGATCCAATCCTGATAGAAAAATGGACTGAATCTGATCTTCAAAAAAAGAAGGAAGATTTGAGAGCACAACTAGAAACATGTTTACAAAAGATCAAGTTACATCAAGAACAACTAGCGGCCTTAAACTATGAAAAAAATATTCTTGAGGAAGGGGGTACCTATTCAAATATTTTACATGAATTCCACCAACAAAAATCAATTCTTAATAAGCAAGCAAAAAAATGGGCGCAATTAGCCATAACCAAGTATTCATTTTTGAAAACGATGGATCAATATAAACAAAAGAAATTACCAGCTATCATCCAGTATGCAGAGAAGTTTTTATTTATTTTAACTAATGGCCAATATATTCGCTTATTTGTAGAGGAAAATGGAGTGTTTAAAGTGGAGCGGAATGATGGGATGTTTTTTGATATGCAAGAGCTAAGTCAGGCGACAGGGGAACAAGTCTACACTTCCTTAAGATTTGCCTTAGCCCATGTGTTGCAGCCAGAGTTCCCATACCCGATTATTATCGATGATGGGTTTGTTCATTTTGATCATCAACGAACCAAAGCCGTTATCGATTTAATAAAAGAGTTAAGCCGCTCATCCCAGGTGCTCATTTTTACCTGTCATAAACATTTAATTGATCACTTTAAACCAGAACAAATTTATGTAATGGCTGAATATTAATGCATCTTTAGGATTCATGAGGAAGGATGCTTCACAAATATGATATAATTTTCACTAAAGAGATAGTTAGAAGAAATCATTAAGGTGGGGATGGAGATGACCCAAGGAATTACGTTTTTGGACGCCGGGCAAGCAGTAGATTGCTTCTTACTGATTAAAACAGCCACAAAAAGCATCGCTGTGAATGGAAAACCGTATTTAACATTAATCTTTCAGGATAAGAGTGGGGAAATTGAAGCAAAGCTATGGGATGCTTCGGACGGGGAAGTACAGAAATATCAAGCAGAAACCATCGTGAAAGTTTCAGGGGAAATCCAAAATTATCGAGGAAGAAACCAATTAAAAATTAAACAAATCCGCCCTTCTACTGAACAAGATGCAGTACAAATTCAAGATTTTGTTCAATCGGCCCCGTTGGAAAAAACAGAAATGGCTGATACGATTACGCAATTTATTTTTGAAATGAAAAATCCTAATATCCAACGGATCACTAGGCATTTGCTAAAGAAATATCACCAGCCTTTCTTGGAGTTTCCAGCGGCTACGAAAAATCATCATGAGTTCGTATCAGGACTTGCATACCATGTTGTCTCGATGCTGAAACTTGCGAAGGCGATTGCTGATCTTTATCCAAGTCTAGACCGTGATCTTCTATATGCCGGTGTTATTTTGCATGATTTAGGAAAAGTAATCGAGCTCTCTGGTCCAATTTCCACTACTTATACAGTAGAAGGGAACCTATTGGGACATATTACTATAATGGTGAATGAAATCGGCAAAGCTGCAGATGAATTGCAAATTCAAGGGGAAGAGGTAACTGTTCTCCAACATATTATTTTAAGCCATCATGGCAAACTTGAATGGGGAAGTCCGAAGTTGCCATTAATTAAAGAGGCGGAGATCCTTCATTATATTGATAATATCGATGCTAAAATGAATATGTTAGATAGAACATTAGAAAGAACAAAACCTGGTGAGTTTTCTGAAAAGGTGTTTGCATTAGATCATCGTTCCTTTTACAAACCAAGCTTTCATAAATAAGACTAAAGCAGGAGGAGATATCCGCTCCTGCTTTATTCTGTGTTTAGGTATGCGATCAGTCAACATCGGCTCGTGAAATACCTCGCCGTGTTTCCTTTATCTCAGTCTAAACTTGCGAAATCCGTACGCCGATGAACAGGTCGCTTTCGCATTTGTTTTTTTCTCTAAATAGATCGTCATTTTTTTGTCGTGAACTGCATATGATGGAAGTAAATGTGGACAAGATAGGAGAGGTGTAGAAGATGTTTCCAATATGGATGTATTTCGTTGTGGCAGGGATCTTTATTAGCGCATTTATGGCTGTGAAGGCTTCAAGAGAAGAGAGACAAGAAGAAATGAAGTTTATCGAAAAAGAAGGGGAAGTATTCATAAAACGAATGGAAGAAGAAAAACAGAAAAAAGAAGATGTAAATCGAGATCCTCAGGGGGCGTAATTAAGGGAACTTCATTCTGAGGGTTTGACTACTAAAAAAGAGGCTGTTGCTTATCGCAGCCTCTTTTTTTACTTTTACTGTTTCTCTTTCTTGTCAGAATCTTCTTTTTTAGCGTCTGAAAGATCTTCAAATGCTTTTTTCAAATCTTTATCTTCTACCTTAATATCAGCAGCTTTTAGTTCTTTTTCAAGCTTCATTTGAGCTTTTTCTGGATCTACTTTAGTCATTTTTAATTCGTCTTCCAGTTGACCTTTTAATTTATCAAAAGATTGTTTTTCTTTTACATCTGTTACTTCAATGATATGGTATCCAAATTGTGATTTAATGGGTTCACTAATTTCGCCTTTCTTTAACGTTTCGAGTGCCTTTGTGAATTCAGGAACGAATTGTTTACGACCTTCATTATTAACCCATCCTAATTCTCCACCATTTTGTGCTGAACCTTGGTCAGAGGAGTACTTCTTCGCTAAATCCTCGAATTTTTCTCCTTTATCTAGCTTTTGTTTAACCTCATTAGCTTTCGCTTCGTCTTCCACTAAAATATGGCGGACTTTAATTTCTGGTTGCCATTTTTTATAATAGTCTTTTAGTTCTTTATCAGACACTTTTACCCCTGCTGTAGCGGCTTTATTACGTAAGATTTCTAATTCAAGAACATCTTTAAAGCCCTCTTCGTCTAAACTATATTGGGTAAGGAACATATCGTATTGTGAACCAAGTTGATTTTTGGCTTCTTTAAATTTCTTGTCTAGTTCATCTTTTGAAACATCGTATTTTTCAGAAAGAACTTTCTTATACATGAGCTCTTGGAGTGCTTGTTCCATTTGCGGTGAATATTTTTCTTTCATTGCCTCATAAAGCTCGTCCTTTGTCACATCTCCCGCTTTCGAAGTCGCCACTTTTTCACCGCTATTATTCCCACAAGCTGCTAGTCCTACAACCCCTGCAGCTAAAGTAAGGGATAGAATCCACTTTTTCATACCGTTCAACAACTCCCTAATTATATTGTTCTACATTTCCATAAAACATACTATATCATAATTTTTTTTAAAACCCAAAAATTATTACTGATATTTAGAAAAAAATGGGCGATTCCACCAAAACAAAAAAAAGGCCAATACATAGGATATTAAAGAAGAGATAAAAGGAGGTATTACGAATGGGAAATGCTTATAATCCTGGTTTTGCTTTGATTGTTGTTTTGTTTATTTTATTAATTATTGTAGGGGCAGCTTATATTTGTTAATACACATACTTATGGAAACCATTCACATAGTTATACGCCTAAACAAAAAATAATGCCAATGAATAAGATATAAAGACGGATCAAGGGGAGGTGTTTCATATGGGCGCAGCATACGGTGGAGGCTTTGCGTTAATCGTTGTGTTGTTCATTTTGTTGATCATTGTAGGGGCAGCGTGGTTTTAATGAAGAAACATCATTAAAAACATTATTGAAGGAGGAAGTACGATGAGTTCCACTTATGGCGGAGGTTTTGCATTAATCGTAGTATTGTTTATTCTATTGATTATCATTGGGGCTACTTGGGTTTACTAATGGTATATAACAAAGAGGGCCTGGCTTTGAAGCCGGGCTCTTCTTATTGTATGGTTTACTAAGTTCACCATATTCAGTTTCATGATATTAGCATATTGAAAAAGTTGTATTTTATTATGTATACAAAATTTCAACATAGGAAGATATTAACAAAATTGTAATTAGAACATTAATGGTTCGAAATACTTTTGGTTGACGTTCTTCTGGTATCTCTCTTTTAATACACAGGGAATTCGTCATACTATTAATATTGTATAATATAAAAATAGAGAAAATAATAAAGACGGTGATCATCAAATCCCCCTTCCGATATTACGTATTAATAATACGATATCAAATTTTTTTCAAAAAAGATAGGAAATAGTGAAGTGAAACTTCGGTCTATAAAGGAAAAGCTATTCATATAAAGAGAAGATTGAAGGGAAAAAACACCCGAATAGGGTGTTTTTATTGTGAAATTAAAATTTCATAACCATCATCATTTTCTTCAATATATGAGCTTTTTGGAGAAGCGATCAATGATTTTAAATTGATGAAATCGATCGCGCAAATTCCTGTATGAAAAGCAAATAACATCGTAAAATAATGTATATAATGCGGGAATATAGCACACCCAATGATAAAAAGCGAATTTAAAATGATAAAAGGATTTAAAAGCGAAATGACAAAGCGCATTTTAGAAATAGGTTCCTTCACTCTGACAATAATAACGGGAAGAACCATTAATTTGATCTGACACTTAAAAGTAAGTTTATGCATAAAACGAATATACGGCAAAATATGAAGAAATTTATGAGCCGGATATAATAAGATGAGTGACACGGTAAAAACAATAAAATATCGGTCATGAAGGGTTTGAGAAAAAAATGTTTGTAATGAAGCAAACATGATAGAAAAGACTAACATCATGACCAAAGTAGAAATCAAGGCAATTTTATGAAATCCATATTTTTTTTCTAAATCAATTGTACGCCAGCATCTCAAAGAAACCAGCCCCTATCGAATATTTTATATTTTTGAATGAATAGTAGTTTATAAACTTATAACTACTTCTGGGTGTTCTCTCGCAAACTTTAAAAACTTTCTATATTGCTTACATACTTTACGATGATTTAGGGGAAAAATCAATACAATTTTTATTAGTTTTTTGTAAAAAAAATCTTGAATTTTCGACATGATTTACATAGCAACTATGGAGGCGTTTTCATTGTGTTCATTTGAAAAGGTGACTTGGAATGAACAGTAAAACTCCGCCTTAAGGGAGTTTCGTATGATAAATTATTAATAATAGAAGGAGTTTTCATAAAAAACAAGAAATATAAATGTATTGTATTTAAAAAAAGGAAAATATTCGTAAATTTTGTTGCCAATAAATGAATGGATCGTTATGTTAGCCAGTGTAACCGGAGATTCACTCATTGTTTTATTCATATGAAATCAAAAGCTATTAGAATAGGTGGAAAAACGGGGGAGCAGCATGGTAGAGGATTTAATTAAAAGAATTGAAAAACTTGAGTTTCACCAGCAATTACTACTAAATATGGTAAAAAGAGATGATTACCCTTTTAATTGGATAATCATCGAAAAAAGGCTATCTAGAGAAGATAGGGACGAGTTTTTTAAAGTTTGTGAAGAGTTGAACAAGGTTAGACTGGAACAAAAAGCGGAAGGATTTGTATTCCATTCGCCGCTTTTTAAAGAGTTTAAGAGACGAGTACATCCCCGTCTAAGAAGTAAAGAAGTGATAGAGGCTTGCATTCAACAAGGGGTGTATGTGCCATTAATGGTGGAGTTGAAGAAAAATATTTAGTGAGTTTTCGAATCTGTAATTTTGGTTATTTTTCCGTCCTCCTCAAGAAATTCATGATCAATATTAATCATGGACTTCTCAAAAATTTCTACAAAATCATCTCCATAAATATTTTTAACGATCGCCATAATTTCCATTAAATCTGGAAATCTTCCGAATATTTCTCTTAGAGGTGCTGCCCCTTGAAAAACTGAATTTGTTTTTGGGTTATAAGATTGCATTAATTGTAATAAAACATCTTTACCCTTCTCTGATAGTTGCACATACGTGTTGCGTTTGTCTGTTTCTTTTTTGGAGAATGTGAGAAAACCACGTTCTTCTAGTTTTTTCGAAAAGTTAAAAGCTGTTGATACATGCATAACACCAAATTTCGCCACATCTGATATGGAGGCTCCTTTTAAATGATAAGCAATCCATAATATATGGTGTTCATTAATATTTAGGTTATACGGTTTGATCCATTGTTGCCAATCTTTTTCAACGGCTTTCCAAAGTGCTTTACTTAATTGAGCCATTCTTTGACTAAAGAGTAAAGCCTCTTTCATCGAGTATTGACCATCCTTCATATGCTCACCTTCTTTTTGGTTGTTTAGGAAACTAAAAAATTTTAGAACTGTGGATCCCCTTTTAAAAATGTTGTCCACGGCAAGCCTTCAGCGCCTATCGTCTAGCGAATTTCTCCGTTTTCTCCCTACGATAAGTCAACATCAGTTCGTGGAGTACCTCACTCTTATTTCCTTTATCTCAGTCTAAACTTGCGAAATCCGTACGCCGATAAGCAGGCGCTTCCGCATTTGTAGTCGTCTAGCGAATTTCTCCGTTTTCTTCCTACGATAAGTCAACATTAGTTCGTGAAGTACCTCACTCTCGTTTCCTTTATCTCAGTCTAAACTTGCGAAATCCGTACGCCGATAAGCAGGCGCTTCCGCATTTGTTTTATTTTTAAAATATTTTAGCTATGTATATTATTATGCCAATAAAGTAAAAATTAATAAAGGCCTAAATTGACTAAATTTTCGAAAAAATAAGCAACCTTGTAAAAAGGTTACTTGTTTTTCACATTTTCATTGTATTTTCCAGTTGATCAATGGATTTTTTAATTTCTTCAAGTTCATTTTGGATGGCATCTTTATTTGGTTCAATGTTTTTTTGCCATAATTCAATACTCGATTTCAAATCAGTAGATAATTGATTAAATGCGCTTTTTCCTTCTTTTGCTAGCGACACTACCGACTGTTTAAGCTGCAATACTTCCCCTTTTAGTTGATTTGAGCTTTCTTTTAAATGCTGTTTTTTTGTTTTGAATTTTAATTGTATATCCTTTCCAGATGAAGGTGTAATAAGTAAAGTTGTAACCGCGCTTATTGCACCTCCAATGAGAAATCCGTAAGTCAAAGATTTTTTATCCATTCGTTTCGCCCCCCTTTGATGAACTATCATTTAAGAATTTCAACAAAACTCGGATAAAATCCTTCAATTATTCCTGATGAATGAAATTTCATATTTCAAACTTGAAATGCATAGGATGTTGAATAATAGTTGTTTCATTATTGGAAATGATTTATTCTTTGTTTTCCTTGGGGGAGGATAGGTTGGGGCTTAGGGGAACCGGCGTTTACCGATAATGATTGAAAAAATTTTTAAAAAAGATAACAGTCTTTTTGAAAAGACCTTTGACTAAATGGTGATTTTTATCCACAATGGCTGATACACATAGAGGAGGTGGGGTATGGACGGGGTTATTTTTGGTTTATTTGCTTTAAGTGCCGTTTTCTTTTTTGGCATGTTCCACTATATTTTTGCCCTTTATCGGCCAGGGATCTATCCTCCTAAAAACATATTAAAAAAACGAGCGGGTTTTTTGGGGATGAGTGGGTTGGTTACATTTTTGATTGGGGTTCTCCTTACGGTTATGACATAGTATTTTGCTCATGTAATGAAAGAAACACTAAAAAATGAAACAAGGAAGCAATCGATAGGGAATCGAATTACTTCCTTGTGA
Above is a window of Oikeobacillus pervagus DNA encoding:
- a CDS encoding HTH-type transcriptional regulator Hpr, with amino-acid sequence MKDGQYSMKEALLFSQRMAQLSKALWKAVEKDWQQWIKPYNLNINEHHILWIAYHLKGASISDVAKFGVMHVSTAFNFSKKLEERGFLTFSKKETDKRNTYVQLSEKGKDVLLQLMQSYNPKTNSVFQGAAPLREIFGRFPDLMEIMAIVKNIYGDDFVEIFEKSMINIDHEFLEEDGKITKITDSKTH
- a CDS encoding DUF3267 domain-containing protein, whose product is MRCWRTIDLEKKYGFHKIALISTLVMMLVFSIMFASLQTFFSQTLHDRYFIVFTVSLILLYPAHKFLHILPYIRFMHKLTFKCQIKLMVLPVIIVRVKEPISKMRFVISLLNPFIILNSLFIIGCAIFPHYIHYFTMLFAFHTGICAIDFINLKSLIASPKSSYIEENDDGYEILISQ
- a CDS encoding DUF1878 family protein, with the protein product MVEDLIKRIEKLEFHQQLLLNMVKRDDYPFNWIIIEKRLSREDRDEFFKVCEELNKVRLEQKAEGFVFHSPLFKEFKRRVHPRLRSKEVIEACIQQGVYVPLMVELKKNI
- a CDS encoding YtxH domain-containing protein; the protein is MDKKSLTYGFLIGGAISAVTTLLITPSSGKDIQLKFKTKKQHLKESSNQLKGEVLQLKQSVVSLAKEGKSAFNQLSTDLKSSIELWQKNIEPNKDAIQNELEEIKKSIDQLENTMKM